A single Elaeis guineensis isolate ETL-2024a chromosome 15, EG11, whole genome shotgun sequence DNA region contains:
- the LOC105058504 gene encoding peptidyl-prolyl cis-trans isomerase CYP40 isoform X2: MEGGEEKRAANPRCYMDISIGGEMEGRIVVELYAGVVPRTAENFRALCTGEKGIGPNTGVPLHYKGTRFHRVIKGFMIQGGDISVGDGTGGESIYGLNFEDENFVLKHERKGMLSMANSGPNTNGSQFFITTTRTSHLDGKHVVFGKVVKGMGVVRAIEHTPVGEGDYPNVDVIIVGCGELSEGADDGVSNFFKDGDMYPEWPNDLDEKPSDVSWWMNAVDSAKAFGNDNFKKQDFKMALRKYRKALRYLDVCWEKEEIDEEKSSLLRKTKSIILTNSSACKLKLGDSRGALLDADFALREREGNAKAYYRQGQAHMSLGDVDAAAESFKKALELEPNDGGIKKELAAAKKKIADRRDQERKAYSRMFRVPEKHC; this comes from the exons atggagggaggggaggagaagagggcGGCGAATCCGCGGTGCTACATGGATATCAGCATCGGAGGGGAGATGGAAGGGAGGATCGTGGTGGAGCTCTACGCTGGTGTGGTGCCGAGGACGGCGGAGAACTTCAGGGCGCTGTGCACCGGGGAGAAAGGCATCGGGCCCAATACCGGTGTGCCGCTCCACTACAAG GGTACACGTTTTCACCGTGTTATCAAAGGTTTTATGATACAAGGTGGAGATATATCTGTGGGTGATGGAACTGGAGgagaatccatatatggactaaaCTTTGAGGACGAGAACTTTGTATTGAAACATGAAAGAAAGGGAATGCTATCTATGGCCAATTCTGGCCCCAATACCAATGGCTCTCAGTTCTTTATTACTACCACCAGAACATCTCATCTAGATGGAAAACATGTTGTGTTTGGGAAGGTGGTTAAAGGAATGGGAGTTGTTCGAGCAATTGAGCATACTCCTGTTGGAGAAGGTGATTATCCCAATGTTGATGTAATAATTGTGGGTTGTGGAGAACTTTCTGAGGGGGCTGATGATGGAGTTTCAAATTTCTTCAAAGATGGTGATATGTATCCAGAGTGGCCCAACGACCTTGATGAGAAGCCAAGCGATGTCTCATGGTGGATGAATGCTGTGGACTCTGCTAAAGCTTTTGGAAATGATAACTTCAAG AAACAGGACTTTAAGATGGCTCTTAGAAAGTACCGTAAGGCTCTGCGCTACTTGGATGTTTGCTGGGAGAAAGAAGAAATTGATGAGG AGAAGAGCTCATTGTTGCGGAAGACAAAGTCTATTATACTCACAAATAGTTCT GCTTGCAAATTGAAATTAGGAGATTCCAGGGGTGCCTTATTAGATGCTGACTTTGCATTGCGCGAAAGAGAGGGTAATGCAAAAGCATACTACCGCCAGGGCCAG GCACACATGTCACTTGGTGATGTGGATGCTGCTGCGGAAAGTTTCAAGAAGGCACTGGAGTTAGAGCCAAATGATG GAGGCATAAAGAAAGAGCTTGCTGCTGCAAAGAAGAAG ATTGCTGATAGACGGGATCAAGAGCGAAAGGCTTATTCCAGAATGTTCCGAGTCCCA GAGAAACATTGCTGA
- the LOC105058504 gene encoding peptidyl-prolyl cis-trans isomerase CYP40 isoform X1 has translation MEGGEEKRAANPRCYMDISIGGEMEGRIVVELYAGVVPRTAENFRALCTGEKGIGPNTGVPLHYKGTRFHRVIKGFMIQGGDISVGDGTGGESIYGLNFEDENFVLKHERKGMLSMANSGPNTNGSQFFITTTRTSHLDGKHVVFGKVVKGMGVVRAIEHTPVGEGDYPNVDVIIVGCGELSEGADDGVSNFFKDGDMYPEWPNDLDEKPSDVSWWMNAVDSAKAFGNDNFKKQDFKMALRKYRKALRYLDVCWEKEEIDEEKSSLLRKTKSIILTNSSACKLKLGDSRGALLDADFALREREGNAKAYYRQGQAHMSLGDVDAAAESFKKALELEPNDGGIKKELAAAKKKIADRRDQERKAYSRMFRVPVRSDANNEEKHC, from the exons atggagggaggggaggagaagagggcGGCGAATCCGCGGTGCTACATGGATATCAGCATCGGAGGGGAGATGGAAGGGAGGATCGTGGTGGAGCTCTACGCTGGTGTGGTGCCGAGGACGGCGGAGAACTTCAGGGCGCTGTGCACCGGGGAGAAAGGCATCGGGCCCAATACCGGTGTGCCGCTCCACTACAAG GGTACACGTTTTCACCGTGTTATCAAAGGTTTTATGATACAAGGTGGAGATATATCTGTGGGTGATGGAACTGGAGgagaatccatatatggactaaaCTTTGAGGACGAGAACTTTGTATTGAAACATGAAAGAAAGGGAATGCTATCTATGGCCAATTCTGGCCCCAATACCAATGGCTCTCAGTTCTTTATTACTACCACCAGAACATCTCATCTAGATGGAAAACATGTTGTGTTTGGGAAGGTGGTTAAAGGAATGGGAGTTGTTCGAGCAATTGAGCATACTCCTGTTGGAGAAGGTGATTATCCCAATGTTGATGTAATAATTGTGGGTTGTGGAGAACTTTCTGAGGGGGCTGATGATGGAGTTTCAAATTTCTTCAAAGATGGTGATATGTATCCAGAGTGGCCCAACGACCTTGATGAGAAGCCAAGCGATGTCTCATGGTGGATGAATGCTGTGGACTCTGCTAAAGCTTTTGGAAATGATAACTTCAAG AAACAGGACTTTAAGATGGCTCTTAGAAAGTACCGTAAGGCTCTGCGCTACTTGGATGTTTGCTGGGAGAAAGAAGAAATTGATGAGG AGAAGAGCTCATTGTTGCGGAAGACAAAGTCTATTATACTCACAAATAGTTCT GCTTGCAAATTGAAATTAGGAGATTCCAGGGGTGCCTTATTAGATGCTGACTTTGCATTGCGCGAAAGAGAGGGTAATGCAAAAGCATACTACCGCCAGGGCCAG GCACACATGTCACTTGGTGATGTGGATGCTGCTGCGGAAAGTTTCAAGAAGGCACTGGAGTTAGAGCCAAATGATG GAGGCATAAAGAAAGAGCTTGCTGCTGCAAAGAAGAAG ATTGCTGATAGACGGGATCAAGAGCGAAAGGCTTATTCCAGAATGTTCCGAGTCCCAGTAAGATCAGATGCAAATAATGAG GAGAAACATTGCTGA
- the LOC105058503 gene encoding SUN domain-containing protein 4 isoform X2, translating to MQRSRRALLQRRAALEKNVIAGRKNLYKVSLSVVILSWVLLFLLNSLISNGNGSTDGMGAVVGVFSWYEAPPDPDDSIDSRDDGAQSDANSDNNVQESSNSESESVGSSTEVLVNKDDKVCLSAFGKEQVAEVVSESDIKVDNEAPLKGDRLSHIAPPGLDEFKSKVITVKEKPVSSQAGCVIHRVEPGGKEYNYASATKGAKVLDFNKEAKGASNILDKDKDRYLRNPCSAEKFVVVELSEETLVDTIELANFERYSSNLKDFELLSSLIYPSDNWVNLGNFTAENVKHAQRFSLPEPKWARYLKLNLLSHYGSEFYCTLSVVEVYGVDAVERMLEDLISVDNKLLEPEKHYAEQKPLKELTDRDDTHEELTTGIDDESQSESPMTKQESLQNNVPDPLVKTRPPQFDQKKETKPLQVGRMPGDAVLKVLMQKVQFLDINFSVLEKYLEELNSGYGHIFKEFDDDIAEMDQLLEKIKLEIENLQNSKDDFADNIGELLTWKILVSSQVDQLVRNSAMLR from the exons ATGCAGAGATCACGTAGAGCTCTTCTCCAAAGAAGAGCTGCTCTGGAGAAGAACGTCATTGCAGGGAGGAAAAACCTGTACAAGGTGTCTTTGTCTGTGGTTATCCTTTCGTGGGTGCTCTTGTTCCTCCTCAATTCCTTGATCAGCAATGGCAATGGCTCTACAG ATGGAATGGGTGCTGTTGTTGGTGTATTTAGCTGGTATGAAGCTCCcccagatccagatgatagcataGATTCTAGGGATGATGGGGCACAATCAGATGCTAATTCTGATAACAATGTTCAAGAAAGCTCCAATTCAGAGAGCGAGTCTGTAGGGAGTAGCACAGAAGTTTTAGTTAATAAAGATGATAAAGTATGTTTATCAGCTTTTGGAAAAGAACAGGTAGCTGAGGTAGTCTCTGAATCAGACATCAAGGTGGACAATGAAGCTCCTCTAAAAGGTGATAGATTATCCCATATTGCTCCTCCTGGTCTTGATGAGTTTAAAAGCAAAGTAATCACTGTAAAAGAGAAGCCAGTTTCCAGCCAAGCAGGCTGTGTCATTCACCGAGTTGAGCCTGGTGGGAAAGAGTATAATTATGCTTCTGCTACTAAGGGTGCCAAGGTCTTAGATTTTAACAAGGAAGCAAAAGGTGCTTCCAAcatcttagacaaagataagGACAGGTATCTCCGAAATCCATGCTCTGCAGAGAAATTTGTTGTTGTAGAGCTTTCAGAAGAAACATTAGTTGATACCATTGAACTAGCAAATTTTGAGCGCTACTCTTctaatttgaaagattttgaACTGCTGAGTAGTTTAATTTATCCATCTGACAATTGGGTCAATCTTGGTAATTTTACTGCTGAGAATGTGAAACATGCCCAGAGGTTTTCTCTTCCAGAACCAAAGTGGGCGAGGTATCTAAAACTCAATTTGCTCAGCCATTATGGTTCAGAGTTCTACTGTACACTAAGTGTGGTGGAGGTGTATGGAGTGGATGCAGTTGAGAGGATGCTGGAGGATTTGATCTCTGTTGATAACAAACTGTTGGAGCCTGAAAAGCATTATGCTGAACAAAAACCACTTAAAGAACTGACTGATAGAGATGATACCCATGAAGAACTTACTACAGGAATTGATGATGAATCACAATCTGAAAGTCCAATGACAAAACAGGAGTCATTGCAAAACAATGTGCCTGATCCATTGGTTAAGACAAGGCCACcacaatttgatcaaaaaaaggAGACAAAGCCTCTGCAAGTTGGAAGGATGCCTGGAGATGCTGTTCTCAAGGTACTAATGCAGAAAGTCCAGTTCCTTGACATTAATTTTTCTGTTTTGGAGAAGTACCTTGAGGAGTTGAACAGCGGATATGGGCACATTTTTAAAGAATTTGATGATGATATTGCTGAGATGGATCAGCTTCTGGAGAAAATCAAATTAGAGATAGAGAATCTTCAAAAcagcaaagatgatttt GCCGATAACATTGGAGAGCTGCTCACATGGAAAATCCTTGTTTCCTCTCAAGTGGACCAGTTGGTCAGAAATAGTGCAATGCTCAG GTAA
- the LOC105058503 gene encoding SUN domain-containing protein 3 isoform X1: protein MQRSRRALLQRRAALEKNVIAGRKNLYKVSLSVVILSWVLLFLLNSLISNGNGSTDGMGAVVGVFSWYEAPPDPDDSIDSRDDGAQSDANSDNNVQESSNSESESVGSSTEVLVNKDDKVCLSAFGKEQVAEVVSESDIKVDNEAPLKGDRLSHIAPPGLDEFKSKVITVKEKPVSSQAGCVIHRVEPGGKEYNYASATKGAKVLDFNKEAKGASNILDKDKDRYLRNPCSAEKFVVVELSEETLVDTIELANFERYSSNLKDFELLSSLIYPSDNWVNLGNFTAENVKHAQRFSLPEPKWARYLKLNLLSHYGSEFYCTLSVVEVYGVDAVERMLEDLISVDNKLLEPEKHYAEQKPLKELTDRDDTHEELTTGIDDESQSESPMTKQESLQNNVPDPLVKTRPPQFDQKKETKPLQVGRMPGDAVLKVLMQKVQFLDINFSVLEKYLEELNSGYGHIFKEFDDDIAEMDQLLEKIKLEIENLQNSKDDFADNIGELLTWKILVSSQVDQLVRNSAMLRLEIERVRDHQFDIESRCLTVTFISLVFGCLAAAKLVIGMLSSVCKIHHSEKFCSTTFCWLILLVSSNIMASILV from the exons ATGCAGAGATCACGTAGAGCTCTTCTCCAAAGAAGAGCTGCTCTGGAGAAGAACGTCATTGCAGGGAGGAAAAACCTGTACAAGGTGTCTTTGTCTGTGGTTATCCTTTCGTGGGTGCTCTTGTTCCTCCTCAATTCCTTGATCAGCAATGGCAATGGCTCTACAG ATGGAATGGGTGCTGTTGTTGGTGTATTTAGCTGGTATGAAGCTCCcccagatccagatgatagcataGATTCTAGGGATGATGGGGCACAATCAGATGCTAATTCTGATAACAATGTTCAAGAAAGCTCCAATTCAGAGAGCGAGTCTGTAGGGAGTAGCACAGAAGTTTTAGTTAATAAAGATGATAAAGTATGTTTATCAGCTTTTGGAAAAGAACAGGTAGCTGAGGTAGTCTCTGAATCAGACATCAAGGTGGACAATGAAGCTCCTCTAAAAGGTGATAGATTATCCCATATTGCTCCTCCTGGTCTTGATGAGTTTAAAAGCAAAGTAATCACTGTAAAAGAGAAGCCAGTTTCCAGCCAAGCAGGCTGTGTCATTCACCGAGTTGAGCCTGGTGGGAAAGAGTATAATTATGCTTCTGCTACTAAGGGTGCCAAGGTCTTAGATTTTAACAAGGAAGCAAAAGGTGCTTCCAAcatcttagacaaagataagGACAGGTATCTCCGAAATCCATGCTCTGCAGAGAAATTTGTTGTTGTAGAGCTTTCAGAAGAAACATTAGTTGATACCATTGAACTAGCAAATTTTGAGCGCTACTCTTctaatttgaaagattttgaACTGCTGAGTAGTTTAATTTATCCATCTGACAATTGGGTCAATCTTGGTAATTTTACTGCTGAGAATGTGAAACATGCCCAGAGGTTTTCTCTTCCAGAACCAAAGTGGGCGAGGTATCTAAAACTCAATTTGCTCAGCCATTATGGTTCAGAGTTCTACTGTACACTAAGTGTGGTGGAGGTGTATGGAGTGGATGCAGTTGAGAGGATGCTGGAGGATTTGATCTCTGTTGATAACAAACTGTTGGAGCCTGAAAAGCATTATGCTGAACAAAAACCACTTAAAGAACTGACTGATAGAGATGATACCCATGAAGAACTTACTACAGGAATTGATGATGAATCACAATCTGAAAGTCCAATGACAAAACAGGAGTCATTGCAAAACAATGTGCCTGATCCATTGGTTAAGACAAGGCCACcacaatttgatcaaaaaaaggAGACAAAGCCTCTGCAAGTTGGAAGGATGCCTGGAGATGCTGTTCTCAAGGTACTAATGCAGAAAGTCCAGTTCCTTGACATTAATTTTTCTGTTTTGGAGAAGTACCTTGAGGAGTTGAACAGCGGATATGGGCACATTTTTAAAGAATTTGATGATGATATTGCTGAGATGGATCAGCTTCTGGAGAAAATCAAATTAGAGATAGAGAATCTTCAAAAcagcaaagatgatttt GCCGATAACATTGGAGAGCTGCTCACATGGAAAATCCTTGTTTCCTCTCAAGTGGACCAGTTGGTCAGAAATAGTGCAATGCTCAG ATTAGAGATTGAAAGGGTTCGAGACCATCAGTTTGACATCGAGAGCAGGTGTCTCACCGTGACATTCATAAGTTTAGTATTTGGGTGTTTAGCAGCTGCAAAGTTGGTTATAGGTATGCTTTCAAGTGTTTGTAAAATACATCATTCTGAAAAGTTTTGTAGCACAACCTTTTGCTGGCTCATCTTGCTTGTGAGCAGTAACATTATGGCTTCCATCCTGGTGTAA